From one Suricata suricatta isolate VVHF042 chromosome 8, meerkat_22Aug2017_6uvM2_HiC, whole genome shotgun sequence genomic stretch:
- the PLPPR4 gene encoding phospholipid phosphatase-related protein type 4, whose translation MSAKERPKGKVIKDSVTLLPCFYFVELPILASSVVSLYFLELTDVFKPVHSGFSCYDRSLSMPYIEPTQEAIPFLMLLSLAFAGPAITIMVGEGILYCCLSKRRNGVGLEPNINAGGCNFNSFLRRAVRFVGVHVFGLCSTALITDIIQLSTGYQAPYFLTVCKPNYTSLNVSCKENSYIVEDICSGSDLTVINSGRKSFPSQHATLAAFAAVYVSMYFNSTLTDSSKLLKPLLVFTFIICGIICGLTRITQYKNHPVDVYCGFLIGGGIALYLGLYAVGNFLPSEETMFHHREALRSLTDLNQDPSRVLSAKNGSSSDGIAHTEGILNRNHRDASSLKRANADVEIITPRSPMGKENMVTFSNTLPRANTPSVEDPVRRNASIHASMDSARSKQLLTQWKNKNESRKLSLQVIETEPGQSPPRSIEMRSSSEPSRVGVNGEHHPPSNQYLKIQPGTVPGCNNSMPGGPRVSIQSRPGSSQLVHIPEETQENISTSPKSSSARAKWLKAAEKTVACNRSNSQPRIMQVIAMSKQQGVLQSSPKNTEGSTVSCTGSIRYKTLTDHEPSGIVRVEAHPENNRPIIQIPSTEGEGSGSWKWKAPEKGSLRQTYELNDLNRDSESCESLKDSFGSGDRKRSNIDNNEHHHHGITTIRVTPVEGSEIGSETLSVSSSRDSTLRRKGNIILIPERSNSPENTRNIFYKGTSPTRAYKD comes from the exons TTGCCTATATTGGCATCATCGGTGGTCAGCCTGTATTTCCTTGAACTCACAGATGTCTTCAAACCTGTGCACTCTGGATTTAGCTGCTATGACCGCAGTCTTAGCATGCCGTATATTGAACCCACCCAGGAGGCAATTCCATTCCTTATGTTGCTTAGCTTGGCTTTCGCTGGACCTGCAATTACG ATTATGGTAGGGGAAGGAATTCTCTACTGTTGCCTGtccaaaagaagaaatggggTTGGACTGGAGCCCAACATTAATGCCGGAGGCTGCAACTTCAACTCCTTCCTTAGAAGAGCTGTCAGATTCGTTG GTGTTCACGTGTTTGGACTGTGCTCTACAGCTCTCATTACAGATATCATACAGCTCTCCACAGGCTATCAGGCGCCATACTTTCTGACCGTGTGCAAGCCAAACTACACCTCTCTCAATGTGTCTTGCAAAGAAAATTCCTACATTGTAGAAGATATTTGCTCAGGATCTGACCTTACAGTGATCAACAGTGGCAG AAAATCATTCCCTTCTCAACACGCAACCCTCGCTGCCTTTGCTGCTGTGTACGTTTCG ATGTACTTCAATTCCACATTAACGGATTCCTCTAAGCTTCTGAAACCTCTCTTGGTCTTCACGTTTATCATCTGTGGGATCATCTGTGGGCTAACACGGATAACTCAGTATAAGAACCACCCAGTTGATGTCTATTGTGGCTTTTTAATAGGAGGAGGAATTGCTCTGTACTtg GGCCTGTATGCTGTGGGCAATTTTCTCCCTAGTGAAGAGACTATGTTTCATCACAGAGAAGCCCTCAGATCTCTGACAGACCTCAACCAAGACCCCAGCAGGGTATTATCTGCTAAAAATGGTAGCAGCAGTGATGGAATTGCTCACACAGAAGGCATCCTCAACCGAAACCACAGAGATGCCAGCTCCCTCAAAAGAGCAAATGCTGATGTAGAGATCATCACTCCACGGAGTCCCATGGGGAAGGAGAACATGGTTACCTTTAGCAATACCCTGCCAAGAGCCAACACACCATCCGTAGAAGACCCTGTTAGAAGAAATGCCAGCATTCATGCCTCTATGGATTCTGCTCGGTCAAAGCAGCTTCTCACCCAGTGGAAGAATAAGAATGAAAGCCGGAAGTTGTCCCTGCAAGTTATAGAGACTGAGCCTGGACAGTCACCACCCAGATCCATAGAAATGAGGTCAAGCTCAGAGCCCTCCAGAGTAGGGGTGAATGGAGAGCACCATCCTCCCAGCAATCAGTACCTCAAGATCCAGCCTGGCACTGTCCCCGGGTGTAACAATAGCATGCCCGGAGGACCACGAGTGTCCATCCAGTCCCGCCCGGGGTCCTCGCAGTTAGTGCACATCCCCGAGGAGACGCAGGAAAACATAAGCACCTCTCCCAAAAGCAGCTCTGCTCGGGCCAAGTGGTTGAAAGCTGCAGAGAAGACTGTGGCCTGTAATAGAAGCAACAGCCAGCCCCGAATAATGCAAGTAATAGCAATGTCCAAGCAGCAGGGTGTCCTCCAAAGCAGCCCCAAGAACACCGAAGGCAGCACTGTCTCCTGCACTGGCTCCATCCGCTACAAAACCTTGACAGACCACGAACCCAGTGGGATCGTAAGGGTTGAGGCTCACCCGGAGAACAACAGGCCCATCATACAGATCCCATCCACCGAAGGCGAAGGCAGTGGCTCCTGGAAATGGAAAGCCCCTGAAAAGGGCAGCCTTCGCCAAACTTATGAGCTCAACGATCTCAACAGGGACTCAGAAAGCTGTGAGTCCCTGAAAGACAGTTTTGGTTCCGGAGACCGCAAAAGAAGCAACATAGATAACAATGAGCATCACCACCATGGAATCACCACCATCCGCGTCACCCCCGTAGAGGGCAGCGAAATTGGTTCAGAGACgttgtctgtttcttcctcccGCGACTCTACCCTGCGGAGAAAGGGCAACATCATCTTAATCCCTGAGAGAAGTAACAGCCCCGAAAACACTAGAAATATCTTCTACAAGGGAACCTCCCCAACACGGGCTTATAAGGATTGA